In a genomic window of Flavobacterium lipolyticum:
- the hemL gene encoding glutamate-1-semialdehyde 2,1-aminomutase: MIYKRSSQLFAEAEKVIPGGVNSPVRAFKAVGGTPIFVKSAKGAYLYDEDGNKLIDYINSWGPMVLGHAYQPVVDAVIEKAKLGTSFGMPTELETEIAALAVSMVPNIDKIRFVNSGTEACMSAIRLARGFTKRDKIVKFAGCYHGHSDSFLIQAGSGAVTFGSPNSPGVTEGTAKDTLLAKYNDLENVKTLIEANKGEIAAIIIEAVAGNMGCIPPQKGFLEGLRELCTANGILLIFDEVMTGFRLARGGVQELYNINADIVTFGKVIGGGLPVGAFAAREEIMNYLAPLGPVYQAGTLSGNPLAMAAGLAMLQALNNDPAIFTRLEEKTAYLEAGIDRVLKANNVVFTINRVGSMISVHFDANPVVDFQTAAKGDNETFKKFFHGLLQEGVYIAPSAYETWFITDALTYEDLDFTINAIDKVSKTF, translated from the coding sequence ATGATTTATAAAAGAAGTAGTCAGCTTTTTGCTGAAGCAGAAAAAGTAATTCCGGGAGGAGTAAATTCACCGGTAAGAGCATTTAAAGCGGTTGGTGGAACTCCAATTTTTGTAAAAAGTGCCAAAGGTGCTTATTTGTATGACGAAGACGGAAATAAATTAATCGATTATATCAATTCATGGGGGCCAATGGTCTTAGGGCATGCTTATCAGCCAGTTGTGGATGCGGTAATCGAAAAAGCAAAACTGGGAACTTCATTTGGTATGCCAACGGAATTAGAAACGGAGATTGCTGCTTTAGCGGTTTCTATGGTTCCGAATATTGATAAAATAAGATTTGTAAATTCAGGCACAGAGGCTTGTATGAGTGCCATTCGTCTGGCTCGAGGATTTACTAAAAGAGATAAAATCGTAAAATTTGCAGGCTGTTACCACGGACATTCTGATTCCTTTTTGATTCAGGCCGGAAGTGGTGCCGTGACATTTGGATCACCAAACAGTCCCGGAGTTACGGAAGGAACGGCAAAAGATACTTTATTGGCAAAATACAACGATTTAGAGAATGTAAAAACTTTAATCGAAGCTAATAAAGGCGAAATCGCTGCCATTATTATCGAAGCGGTTGCCGGAAATATGGGATGTATCCCGCCTCAAAAAGGTTTTCTGGAAGGCTTAAGAGAATTGTGTACCGCAAACGGAATTTTACTGATTTTTGATGAGGTAATGACAGGCTTCCGTCTGGCTCGTGGTGGAGTTCAGGAATTGTACAACATCAATGCCGATATTGTGACTTTCGGAAAAGTAATTGGTGGAGGTTTACCTGTAGGGGCATTTGCAGCCCGTGAAGAAATTATGAACTATCTGGCACCGCTTGGTCCGGTATATCAGGCAGGAACATTATCCGGTAATCCGCTGGCAATGGCTGCAGGTTTGGCAATGTTACAGGCACTAAATAATGATCCGGCAATCTTTACTCGTTTAGAAGAAAAAACAGCATATTTAGAAGCTGGAATCGACAGGGTATTGAAAGCGAATAATGTTGTTTTTACCATCAATAGAGTAGGGTCGATGATTTCTGTTCACTTTGATGCAAATCCGGTTGTTGATTTTCAAACTGCTGCGAAAGGCGATAATGAAACGTTTAAGAAATTCTTCCACGGCTTGTTACAAGAAGGTGTTTATATTGCCCCATCGGCTTATGAAACCTGGTTTATTACCGATGCACTAACTTATGAAGACCTGGATTTTACAATCAATGCAATCGATAAAGTTTCGAAGACTTTTTAA